From one Solanum stenotomum isolate F172 chromosome 12, ASM1918654v1, whole genome shotgun sequence genomic stretch:
- the LOC125849375 gene encoding seipin-2 has protein sequence MEDTQPNKQDNNGDLFDDAADEFPFDDCSDIFSDAETGGSEDDVNLNQSAENENFPSSSLRHRRPFSFNDSGNESTNFRPSISSEIYSNSRERKIRFSRKLMAEDKDKNGSLDNIVSSNSMQLDLSTKSQKGIGDEQNKEIPTGMNENSVIIDNSNDASSLLKEDSVITHVNNDEIDNSEEVNSHLREIDDSSSNILFDLANLVIKSVGFQVNMLITIVSLMIKLFTFPVWIIYSSYMFVMDPFQIMRRVKRYVIHRFMRSFGFVFESMLKFVSGWLKEQSSVWRLGLQFGWGCLWSVYVCFVLVGLLVSAFIMGGILIRIMVEEPIRMNEALNFDYTAKSPVAYVPIIRSPGVTCGVDSQVDVGMVDGVRVIPPNHKLQVTVSLMLPESDYNRNLGIFQVRVDFLTSNGKVLSSARRPCMLQFKSNPIRLFSTFLKAAPLVTGYTSESQKLKVDLKGFSEGFIPTACLRVIIEQRAEFHPGGGVPEIYAASLTLESELPFMKRMLWYWKTTLFVWVSMTLFTMEFLFALLCCKPLIIPRLRLRHDPNSRTGSPNNAPIGR, from the exons ATGGAAGATACACAACCAAATAAGCAAGACAACAACGGAGACTTATTCGATGATGCGGCGGACGAATTCCCCTTCGATGATTGCAGCGACATATTTTCCGACGCCGAAACCGGCGGATCGGAGGATGACGTAAACCTCAATCAATCCgcggaaaatgaaaatttcccgTCGTCTTCTCTCCGGCACCGGCGACCTTTTTCTTTCAATGATTCTGGAAACGAGTCGACTAATTTTCGACCTTCTATAAGTTCCGAGATTTATTCGAATTCGAGAGAGCGAAAGATAAGGTTCTCAAGGAAATTGATGGCAGAAGATAAGGATAAGAATGGAAGTTTGGATAATATAGTAAGTTCGAACTCAATGCAGCTTGATTTGAGCACAAAAAGTCAAAAAGGTATAGGTGATGAACAAAATAAGGAGATTCCAACAGGTATGAATGAAAATAGTGTAATAATAGATAATTCGAATGATGCTTCTTCACTGCTGAAAGAGGATTCTGTAATTACTCATGTAAACAATGACGAAATCGATAATTCGGAGGAAGTTAATTCGCATTTGAGAGAAATTGATGATTCAAGTTCGaatatattgtttgatttagCGAATTTAGTTATAAAATCTGTTGGATTTCAAGTGAATATGTTGATAACTATTGTGAGTTTGATGATAAAGTTGTTTACATTTCCTGTATGGATAATTTATAGCTCTTATATGTTTGTGATGGATCCATTTCAAATAATGAGGCGTGTGAAACGATATGTAATACACAGGTTTATGAGGAGTTTTGGGTTTGTGTTTGAGAGTATGTTGAAATTTGTATCTGGATGGTTGAAGGAGCAGAGTTCAGTATGGAGGTTGGGGCTACAATTTGGATGGGGATGTTTGTGGTCTGTGtatgtttgttttgttttggttggattGCTGGTATCAGCTTTTATAATGGGTGGCATCTTGATAAGAATTATGGTGGAAGAGCCAATCAGGATGAACGAGgctttgaattttgattataCAGCAAAGAGCCCAGTTGCATATGTGCCGATAATAAGGAGTCCAGGTGTGACCTGTGGTGTAGATAGTCAAGTGGATGTTGGAATGGTTGATGGGGTGCGAGTTATCCCACCTAATCATAAGTTGCAGGTTACTGTTTCACTAATGTTGCCCGAGTCAGATTACAACAGAAATTTGGGCATTTTTCAG GTGCGGGTGGATTTCCTCACTTCTAATGGTAAAGTGCTATCTAGCGCTAGGCGACCCTGTATGTTGCAATTCAAAAGCAATCCTATACGCCTTTTTTCTACTTTCCTTAAAGCTGCCCCTCTTGTCACTGGATATACATCAGAATCCCAAAAGTTAAAGGTAGACTTAAAGGGCTTCTCTGAAGGGTTCATTCCAACTGCATGCTTGAGGGTGATCATTGAGCAACGAGCTGAATTCCACCCTGGAGGTGGAGTTCCCGAAATATATGCTGCCTCTTTAACACTGGAGTCTGAACTTCCTTTTATGAAAAGAATGCTATGGTATTGGAAGACAACATTATTTGTGTGGGTTAGCATGACATTGTTTACAATGGAGTTCCTTTTCGCTCTTCTTTGCTGCAAACCTCTTATCATTCCAAGATTACGATTGAGGCATGATCCGAACAGTCGTACAGGTTCACCAAACAATGCACCTATTGGAAGGTAG
- the LOC125849379 gene encoding histidinol dehydrogenase, chloroplastic isoform X1, whose product MDCNILSLSRSRSLASNLRAIPTRNTVFYRKYSYLPAGLIRKSIRCSMKSYKLSELTTSEVDSLKARPRIDFSSIFGTVQPIVDDVRNRGDAAVKDYTSRFDKVVLDKIVEDVNELPDPELDSSVQEAFDVAYNNIYAFHAAQKPVEKVVENMHGVRCKRVARSIASVGLYVPGGTAVLPSTALMLSVPAQIAGCKTVVLATPPSRDGSICKEVLYCAKKAGVTHILKAGGAQAISAMAWGTESCPKVEKIYGPGNQYVTAAKMILQNSEAMVSIDMPAGPSEVLVIADKHSSPVHVAADLLSQAEHGPDSQVVLVIAGDGVDLNAIQEEIRKQCQALPRGEFALKALSHSFTVLARDMLEAISFSNMYAPEHLIINVDEAEKWESLIENAGSVFMGQWTPESVGDYASGTNHVLPTYGYARMYGGVSLDSFLKYITVQSLTEEGLRNLGPYVEKMAEVEGLDAHKRAVSLRLQDIEARQVSHSR is encoded by the exons ATGGACTGCAACATTCTATCATTGAGTAGGTCCCGTAGCTTGGCTAGTAATCTTCGGGCAATTCCTACACGCAATACTGTATTTTATCGGAAATATTCTTATCTACCTGCAG GGTTAATTCGTAAGTCAATTAGGTGCTCAATGAAGTCGTATAAGTTATCGGAGCTTACAACTTCTGAGGTTGACAGCCTCAAGGCTCGTCCTCGCATTGACTTCTCCTCCATTTTCGGCACT GTTCAACCCATTGTTGACGATGTTCGTAATAGAGGTGATGCTGCAGTTAAAGA CTACACATCACGGTTTGACAAAGTTGTACTGGATAAGATAGTTGAAGATGTCAATGAGCTTCCAGATCCTGAG CTCGATTCATCTGTTCAAGAAGCATTTGATGTGGCATATAACAACATATATGCCTTTCATGCTGCTCAAAAGCCTGTTGAGAAAGTTGTGGAGAACATGCAT GGCGTCAGATGTAAACGTGTGGCTAGGAGCATTGCCTCTGTTGGGCTTTACGTTCCCGGTGGAACTGCTGTTTTACCTTCTACAGCTCTGATGCTTTCAGTT CCAGCACAAATTGCTGGATGTAAAACAGTTGTACTTGCAACTCCACCTTCTCGGGATGGCAGTATTTGCAAG GAAGTGCTTTATTGTGCCAAGAAAGCAGGTGTGACTCACATCCTTAAAGCTGGAGGCGCTCAG GCAATTTCTGCAATGGCCTGGGGCACTGAATCATGCCCAAAG GTTGAGAAGATATATGGGCCTGGGAACCAGTACGTCACTGCTGCAAAAATGATTCTGCAG AACAGCGAAGCGATGGTTTCAATTGACATGCCTGCTGGGCCTTCCGAAGTCCTTGTTATAGCTGACAAGCATTCCAGTCCAGTCCATGTGGCAGCAGATTTACTTTCACAG GCGGAGCATGGGCCAGATAGCCAAGTCGTACTGGTTATTGCTGGGGATGGTGTTGATCTAAATGCCATTCAAGAGGAAATTAGGAAGCAATGTCAAGCACTTCCAAGGGGAGAATTTGCACTTAAGGCACTAAGCCACAGCTTCACTGTGTTAGCACGGGATATGCTTGAG GCAATTTCCTTCTCAAACATGTATGCACCTGAGCATCTGATAATCAATGTGGATGAAGCTGAGAAGTGGGAAAGTTTAATTGAGAATGCAG GTTCTGTATTTATGGGACAGTGGACACCTGAGAGTGTAGGAGATTATGCAAGTGGAACTAACCATGTTCTTCCAACTTATGGGTATGCACGGATGTATGGTGGGGTCTCTTTGGACTCTTTCTTGAAGTACATCACTGTGCAGTCTTTGACAGAAGAAGGGCTGAGGAATCTTGGCCCTTACGTAGAGAAAATGGCCGAAGTTGAGGGTCTGGATGCCCACAAGAGGGCTGTAAGCCTCAGACTACAGGACATTGAAGCGAGACAAGTATCACACTCAAGATGA
- the LOC125849379 gene encoding histidinol dehydrogenase, chloroplastic isoform X2 — MKSYKLSELTTSEVDSLKARPRIDFSSIFGTVQPIVDDVRNRGDAAVKDYTSRFDKVVLDKIVEDVNELPDPELDSSVQEAFDVAYNNIYAFHAAQKPVEKVVENMHGVRCKRVARSIASVGLYVPGGTAVLPSTALMLSVPAQIAGCKTVVLATPPSRDGSICKEVLYCAKKAGVTHILKAGGAQAISAMAWGTESCPKVEKIYGPGNQYVTAAKMILQNSEAMVSIDMPAGPSEVLVIADKHSSPVHVAADLLSQAEHGPDSQVVLVIAGDGVDLNAIQEEIRKQCQALPRGEFALKALSHSFTVLARDMLEAISFSNMYAPEHLIINVDEAEKWESLIENAGSVFMGQWTPESVGDYASGTNHVLPTYGYARMYGGVSLDSFLKYITVQSLTEEGLRNLGPYVEKMAEVEGLDAHKRAVSLRLQDIEARQVSHSR, encoded by the exons ATGAAGTCGTATAAGTTATCGGAGCTTACAACTTCTGAGGTTGACAGCCTCAAGGCTCGTCCTCGCATTGACTTCTCCTCCATTTTCGGCACT GTTCAACCCATTGTTGACGATGTTCGTAATAGAGGTGATGCTGCAGTTAAAGA CTACACATCACGGTTTGACAAAGTTGTACTGGATAAGATAGTTGAAGATGTCAATGAGCTTCCAGATCCTGAG CTCGATTCATCTGTTCAAGAAGCATTTGATGTGGCATATAACAACATATATGCCTTTCATGCTGCTCAAAAGCCTGTTGAGAAAGTTGTGGAGAACATGCAT GGCGTCAGATGTAAACGTGTGGCTAGGAGCATTGCCTCTGTTGGGCTTTACGTTCCCGGTGGAACTGCTGTTTTACCTTCTACAGCTCTGATGCTTTCAGTT CCAGCACAAATTGCTGGATGTAAAACAGTTGTACTTGCAACTCCACCTTCTCGGGATGGCAGTATTTGCAAG GAAGTGCTTTATTGTGCCAAGAAAGCAGGTGTGACTCACATCCTTAAAGCTGGAGGCGCTCAG GCAATTTCTGCAATGGCCTGGGGCACTGAATCATGCCCAAAG GTTGAGAAGATATATGGGCCTGGGAACCAGTACGTCACTGCTGCAAAAATGATTCTGCAG AACAGCGAAGCGATGGTTTCAATTGACATGCCTGCTGGGCCTTCCGAAGTCCTTGTTATAGCTGACAAGCATTCCAGTCCAGTCCATGTGGCAGCAGATTTACTTTCACAG GCGGAGCATGGGCCAGATAGCCAAGTCGTACTGGTTATTGCTGGGGATGGTGTTGATCTAAATGCCATTCAAGAGGAAATTAGGAAGCAATGTCAAGCACTTCCAAGGGGAGAATTTGCACTTAAGGCACTAAGCCACAGCTTCACTGTGTTAGCACGGGATATGCTTGAG GCAATTTCCTTCTCAAACATGTATGCACCTGAGCATCTGATAATCAATGTGGATGAAGCTGAGAAGTGGGAAAGTTTAATTGAGAATGCAG GTTCTGTATTTATGGGACAGTGGACACCTGAGAGTGTAGGAGATTATGCAAGTGGAACTAACCATGTTCTTCCAACTTATGGGTATGCACGGATGTATGGTGGGGTCTCTTTGGACTCTTTCTTGAAGTACATCACTGTGCAGTCTTTGACAGAAGAAGGGCTGAGGAATCTTGGCCCTTACGTAGAGAAAATGGCCGAAGTTGAGGGTCTGGATGCCCACAAGAGGGCTGTAAGCCTCAGACTACAGGACATTGAAGCGAGACAAGTATCACACTCAAGATGA